One genomic window of Arachis stenosperma cultivar V10309 chromosome 10, arast.V10309.gnm1.PFL2, whole genome shotgun sequence includes the following:
- the LOC130958167 gene encoding protein POLAR LOCALIZATION DURING ASYMMETRIC DIVISION AND REDISTRIBUTION-like, whose protein sequence is MNRNNETPKKKKSLLFESSNPNLTNFPRRLSVADILLTGDEGENDANSMAGVGKPSLSARCYSPWRLLARLLKVLRHTKGHTVALRRRQQNETPHSTATTPSLINVSNGSKEFGELHDDASFKLGVGCGLLYMIAASKNELGKMVELRKEMEMLLQNVKGVLQSKDALIKPLKQNEALACSITDVQEVSDFHSPLSVHSKTPYVHQESTSAVVHKHFLEYNINDRNKLAEEINELEAEFEVELERLQLYMEREAVYEDAKHEIFKVNAEDSHSKSHSLSSGEIVMDPQGACADVSFAVPPVELERRLHELLQARMQEQISELESALECTTHKLAEKEIEVTWWKDTAKLVSQHLPETSRFTFRLDPDTALKLSQVL, encoded by the exons ATGAATCGTAACAATGAGActccaaagaagaagaagagccTCTTATTTGAATCCTCAAACCCAAACCTTACTAACTTCCCACGCCGCTTAAGCGTCGCAGATATTCTTCTCACCGGTGACGAAGGCGAAAACGACGCTAATTCCATGGCCGGCGTCGGAAAACCTTCGCTGTCTGCCAGATGCTATTCGCCTTGGCGACTTCTTGCTAGGTTGCTTAAGGTTCTGAGGCACACTAAGGGACACACAGTGGCTCTGCGACGGAGGCAGCAGAATGAGACTCCTCACTCCACCGCGACGACGCCGTCGCTGATAAACGTATCAAATGGCAGTAAGGAGTTCG GAGAGTTGCACGATGATGCTTCTTTTAAGCTAGGAGTTGGTTGTGGTTTACTATATATGATTGCAGCTAGTAAAAATGAGCTTGGGAAGATGGTTGAAttaaggaaagaaatggaaatgCTCCTTCAAAATGTGAAAGGGGTACTGCAGAGTAAAGATGCACTTATCAAGCCATTGAAGCAGAATGAGGCTCTTGCCTGTTCCATAACTGATGTTCAAGAAGTTTCCGACTTTCACAGTCCTCTTTCAGTTCATTCAAAAACACCATATGTTCACCAAGAGTCAACAAGTGCAGTGGTTCATAAACATTTTCTAGAATATAATATAAATGACCGTAATAAACTTGCAGAAGAAATAAATGAGCTTGAGGCAGAATTTGAGGTTGAGTTAGAACGGTTGCAGCTGTATATGGAGAGAGAAGCTGTGTATGAAGATGCAAAACACGAAATATTTAAG GTAAATGCTGAGGACTCCCATTCAAAGAGCCATAGTTTGAGTTCTGGTGAAATAGTAATGGACCCGCAAGGAGCATGTGCTGATGTATCTTTTGCAGTTCCTCCAGTTGAACTGGAGAGAAGATTGCATGAACTGCTACAAGCAAGAATGCAAGAACAGATATCGGAGTTGGAGTCTGCTTTAGAATGCACCACTCATAAGCTTGCTGAGAAAGAGATTGAGGTTACTTGGTGGAAAGACACTGCAAAACTTGTGTCGCAGCACCTTCCAGAAACTTCTCGGTTTACTTTCCGTCTTGATCCTGATACTGCTTTGAAGTTGAGTCAAGTTTTATAG